Proteins from one Cryptomeria japonica chromosome 4, Sugi_1.0, whole genome shotgun sequence genomic window:
- the LOC131046152 gene encoding bZIP transcription factor 53, producing the protein MAPPSNVIVPNSMMGMSACTNSTIFSGGPVMQQLNSGSEEDPHQIIDGRKQKRMISNRESARRSRLRKQQHLDEMIAEAAHLRAENNKILTKFNFVSQNYMNLQEENIVLKIHADELTLKLQYLNMAMQWAGKLNGLDLSSSNGLLDPIPMGNNKWQHFQPSIFEPLTATEIYQ; encoded by the coding sequence ATGGCTCCTCCATCAAATGTAATTGTGCCCAATTCAATGATGGGCATGAGTGCATGCACAAATTCCACAATTTTTTCTGGTGGGCCTGTGATGCAACAGCTGAACTCAGGCTCTGAGGAAGACCCACATCAAATCATTGATGGGAGGAAGCAGAAAAGAATGATTTCCAATAGAGAATCTGCAAGGAGGTCCAGACTGAGGAAACAGCAGCATTTGGATGAAATGATAGCAGAGGCAGCTCATCTCAGGGCAGAAAACAATAAGATCctcacaaaattcaattttgtttcTCAGAATTACATGAATCTGCAAGAGGAGAATATTGTGCTTAAAATCCATGCAGATGAATTAACCCTCAAGCTGCAGTATCTGAATATGGCAATGCAATGGGCTGGGAAACTGAATGGTCTGGATTTGAGTTCATCAAATGGCCTTTTGGATCCAATTCCCATGGGTAACAACAAGTGGCAGCACTTCCAGCCTTCCATTTTTGAGCCCTTAACAGCCACAGAAATCTACCAGTAG